The sequence GGGGTGCCGCGGAAACCCTGTCAGCCCAAGACGCACGTGATGTTCCTAAAGACGCACAAGACAGCCAGCAGCACAATCCTCAACATACTGTACCGCTTCGGGGAGGCGCGGAACCTGACGTTCGCTCTGCCCAACTCTTACCAGTTTGGCTACCCCTTGCTCTTCAGCACCAGGAAGATTAAGTACTACAGCCCAATGAAAACACAAGAGTACCACATAATATGCAACCACATGAGGTTCTTCCGACCACAGGTAAAGCAACTCACAGGCTGCGTGCGCCTCTTTACTGCAGAGAAAAGAAggcgcggggagggggtgggggggggggggggtggtgggtggggggggggggggggggtggcgatgacCCGATAGCGGTCTTTAAGTAAACTGAGCAGTGGCGAATGGACCTGTCCCCCGAAcgtacgaggtgatgcattttggcaagtCTAACCAGGCAAGGGAGCGCGCAATGAATAATGGAACGATTGGAAGTACAGAGGGAGTTTGCATGTCCATTGATCCCTTACGGCAGCTGGACAGGGAGATAAGGTGGTTAGGAAGGGGCATacgggcggcagggtggcgcagtggttagcgctgctgcctcacggcgcccaggacccgggttcgatccaagcccagggtcactgcccgtgcggagtttgcacattctccccgtgtctgcgtgggtcacacccccacaacccaaagatgtgtgaggtaggtggattggccaccttaattgggaaaatcaaaacaaaattaaagGGCATATGGCCGAGGTATAGaatgtaagagcagggaggttatgacggagctgtataaaacgctggttaggccgcaGCTAGAGTACTGAGTGCTGTTCTCGTCgccactctataggaaggatgtggttgcgctggagagggagcagaggagattcaccaggatgctgcctgggctggagtgtcccagctatggggagaggctggttaggccggggttgttttccttggagcagagaaggccgaggggggacctgattgaggtggacaatattatgagggacatggatagggtggatagggaggaacTTTCCCCTTTAGTAGAGGGTtaataaccagggggcagagatttaaggtcaggggcaggaggtttagaggggatttgaggaaaaaccattTCCCCCcagaggatgctgggaatctggaactcgctgcctgaaagggtgggagaggcgggaacaacatttaagaagcattttgatgAGCGATTGAAACTCCCACAGCAAACAAGGCGACGCACCAAGTGCTGAGAAACGGGATTAGAATAGAGAGGGGCTGGATGGCCGGCacacacacgatgggccgaagggcctcttcctgtgctgtcaaACTCTCTGACTCGATGAGTTGGTGTGGAGAAAAGATCTTTCCTCTTCTGAACATGAGTCAGCCGAACCCGAAAcgttatctctgtttctctctccacagatgctgacagaccagctgagtttttccagcttttCCCATTATTAtctcagatttgcagcatctgcagtattttgtttttattttagatttttcCTCTTGTTCGGAAGACCAGAACTAAAGTTATTAATCAGTGTATAACAGTAATGAATGAATCCTGTAggagtaggccttgaagcacagtGGTAGCGCCCCCTATCTTTGATCCAGAGGTTCGGGGTTCGCACCCAACACCAGGACTTGTGACCATGGAGGGAGCACTTCTCCCACAATTCAATGGGGATCCTTCCCTAAATCATGTGCGTGCGAAGATATTCTTCAAAAACGTGAATATATCCCGTGGAGAATTCTGGAGAAATGTCTTCGCCCAGAGATTTGAGGCGTTCAAAATTgtgggggggctggacagagtagacggggagcTGTTCCTGCTCGTGAAAGAATCGAGAACgagaggggcacagatttaagtaaAAGATGCAAAAGCGATCTGAGGAGAGACTCCTCTTCGGCAGAAGGGCTGGAAGGCACTGTCtgcgagtgtggtggaggcaggatcaaaaagggaattggagaGTTGTGGTGATTGGCCCTcgaagggcaacacagcagagtaattgTCACCCAGGTTAGGTGGCCCTTCTCCTGCTGTGCTAGGGACCATCACCACAGCCCGTGATCTGAAAAGGAAGAGTGTGCCGGGTAACGGGaagaaggcaggggagtggcgCTGGGTGGTTTGCTCATGCGGAGAGCTGGTGTcaatgcaatgggccaaatggtctccttctgcaccgtaacaattcatTTCACTGGATGTAAGATGCTCTGAGCTGATACAGTAGACATGGAGAAGAAATCGAGAAAACTTTGGTTATCATTTGATAGATTCCCTCTTCCTACATCTTCTACCCTCTCTCCCTGACTCTAATTCTCCTtctctatctctcactctctctccctccctctctctccgtctccctctctttcccaccctccttccatcacttttgcTTTTTgtccccctctctcgccctccctcttccaccctctctctctctctctcttcctttctttctccttctccatctctctcccttcaactcccactttcccaccctctctctcacttcctttctccccctctgtttctcttcctccctctcccgctctctcacCCTCTCGTTCTGgccctttctctctccttccGTCCCTTTCTcgttctatctctctatctagggcagcacggtagcattgtggatagcacaatcgcttcacagctccagggtcccgggttcgattccggcttgggtcactgtctgtgcggagtctgcacatcctccccgtgtgtgcatgggtttcctcccacagtccaaagatgtgcaagttagggtggattggccatgataaattgcccttagtgtccaaaattgcccttagtgttgggtggggatactgggttatggggatagggtggagttgttgaccttgggtagggtgctctttccaagagccagtgcagactcgatgatttCTGTCACGCTCAGTGAATCTTTCTCCATCTCGCTCtaccttctttctctctctctctctccctctccctacctctctctctggtctctcctttctgtctctttctccccATCCTTTCTAAATTCCTTTCTCTcatcctttctgtctctctctccctccatctctccgtatctctctctcaTGTACAAACCCTAGCATTTCCGCACACACTAAAGGCAACAGAAGGATTAAGAACCAAACCTAACCACTGAAttatttctgggcagcacggtggcacagtgggttagccctgctgcctcacggcaccgaggtcccaggttcgatcccggctctgggtcactatctgtgtggagtttgcacattctccccgtgtctgcgtgggtttcacaccccacaacccaaagatgtgcagggtaggtggattggccacgctaaattgccccttaattgtgggggaaaaaaagaattgggtgctttaaatttgaAATAATTAATTGAGAGAGCGACTAGCCGGATGTAGTAAAATTAATTTTAGTACTAAATTAAGTTTTATATTCAATATAGAAATCTTACACACCTGAGTGAGTCTCTGAATGTCCtgtattcattttcatttcttttttttttttttttcttttttttttaataaatttagattagccaattatttttttccaattaaggggcaatttagcgtagccaatccacctactctgcacatttttgggttgtgggggcgaaacccacgcagacacggggagaacgtgcaaactccacacggacagtgacccagagccgggatcgaacctgggacctcagcgccgtgaggcggttgtgctaaccactaggccaccgtgctgccctttcattttcatttctaatATAAAGTACCAGCTCAGATTGCTGGTAGAGATTACAGATCAGACTAAGTGAGAcagggttatcatagaatttacagattatcatagaatttacagtgcggaaggaggccattcagcccatcgaggctgcaccggctcttggaaagagcaccctacccaaggtcaacacctccaccctatccccataaccccacccaacactaagggcaattttggacactaagggcaatttatcacggccaatccaccctaccctgcacatctttgggttctggggggtgaaacccacacagacacggggagaatgtgcaaactccacacggacagtgacccagggccgggattcgaacccgggtcctcaacgccgcaatcgcagtgctaaccactgcgccacatgccgcccggtCTAGACATCACCTGCTGccttggcgggatttgaacccctgtctgCAGAGCATTAACCCTGGGCCTCTAGAGCTGCGACCACCTCCCATCAATTCAATTCCTTCTCTTAGTTTCTTCCACCTGTCAGTGGCAGATTCACTGTTTCCGTTCTCTTCTCCGCTACAGGTTGAAAAGGTGATGGCAAGGGGGACCTTTTACTTCTCCATCTTGCGGAACCCGGTGACTTTGGCCGAGTCCTCCTTCTCCTATTACAAGGGCTCGAGCGTGGCGTTCAAGAGGGTGGAGTCGCTGGAGCAGTTCCTGAGCGAGCCGTGGAAGTACTACTCGGCCAGGGACCGTGGCAACCAGTACGCCAGGAACCTGATGTGGTTCGACTTTGGCTTCGACCACAACGCCAACGACACGAGGGACTATCTAGACCTGGTCCTCAAGGAGATTGGCAACACCTTCCACCTCATCCTCCTGTCGGAGTACTTTGACGAATCGATGGTCCTGCTGAAGGAAGCCCTCTGCTGGGAGCTCGACGACGTGGTCTCCTTCAAGCTCAACTTCCGCAGCAACGTCACGGTGAGGAAGCTGTCCGCCGAGACGGTCGGGCGGGCCAAGGCGTGGAACGCGCTGGACTGGGAGCTCTACCTGCACTTCAACCGGACATTTtggcagaaggtggaggagtacGGGCGGCTGAGGATGCGGAACGACGTGCTGGCCCTGCAACAGAAGCGCCAGAGGCTGGTGGACCTCTGCCTCCAGGGGAGCAGGCCAGTGGAGGCTAGCCAAATCCAGGACAAGAACATCAAGCCCTTCCAGTACGGACGTGCCCAGATCATGGGCTACAACCTTAACCCGAACCTCGACAACAGCAGCAGGGCGAAATGTTTGCGCATGATCATGCCTGAACTTCAGTACAAGGATTTGCTCGATGCCAAGCTCTTCCCCCTGACCTCCATGGGCAAAGGTCTACAGACATCATAGCAGTGTTTGTGAACGTATACCGGGAAGGGATTGACCCTCCTTTTGTCCCAACTACCCTCCAGTTATTGTACATCTACGTCAAGATTAGGCTGACAATTTCCAAAAGCAACGTTCCTCACTGCCACTTCGACAGCGTTGGGCATGAGTGGGGCAGTGCCCCGTTCCAACTCCGAACCATTGTTACATCAAAGTATTTATCCACCAGTCTtgctgaaaaaaaaaagagacttttCATCTGACTCTCTCTTTCATTTGCTTATTCGTCCTTTCTCGGGGCATGGGCGTTCCTGGACGAGGACAGCATTTAGCGTCCAACCCCAAttgcccccccccgactgtgagcGGCTCGTTTGACCGTTTCAGAGGGTAGTTCAAGGGTCAACCGCAGTCAGGTGTAGGCCAGCCTGGGTAAGGgcagcggatttccttccctgaacccAGTCGAGTGTTTACGGCGGTCGATCGTAGTTGTCATGGTCGCCATTGCTGAGAATAGCTTTCAGCTCCAGATTTATTTATTGCGTTCGAATCCCACCCACTGCCATGGAGGGATCCCTCTGAGCCTGTCTCCCAGGTATTCGCCTGGGTCGcgcaattactagtccagtgaggtTTTACCACTGCACCATAATCTGGACAAACCcaagaattccaaatttcaaaggaagcaATGAatcacactaacaaccaattgaaGATTGTGAAGACAGTGGCCCACAAATGGACAGTTGGATTTATGCtagctagaagctacatataatCATATACAAGGGCCTGTCTTCTGCAGACAAAAGGGACGTGTCCAGGCGCTGCGCTCgttttaaattaaacaaaagcatgAGGGGCAGTAGCTCCCATGGTGCAATCTCCGTGGGAACGACTCGATCAATCAGACCCCAAACAAACAGCCCCCTTTTCCGATGCCGTGTAAAGTGTCgccccctttgaaatttggcattcctgcatctgtcctggtgagtgcaagagCAAAAGCTTCGACGGCATGTCTCTTTTCTTTCATGTGACGGTCAACCCTGCACTGCCGAGGGATGTTTCTCCTTCCTTGTGTTCCCATTTCCCGAACGGCGATCTCGTTCCAGCTCGATGTTTAAATGCTTCCAGGAGATGTTTGAATGTTTTCTATTTATTGATGATGGGGTCGCTTTTATCGAACCACGCATGAGATGGGGGGCaaagggcaaccagcggccattGAAGCAATAGCCATGGAATGCTGGGTACCGGGGCGTTGCGAGTATGCCGCTGGTCTGGAGGCGTGTAAAAGGGCTGGCATTGGTCAAGAGTGACCAGTGAGCTGCCGGTTGTCCACAGAAGCTGCCCACACTTGCCCTCCAAAAAACAAAATGGCCGGGCCAACCTCCCCCTATGCCACAAGTGCGTGGCattggacatcactggcaaggccgccatttattgcccgtccccaaTTGTCGccttgaaaagatggtggtgagcccccTTCACGAGCCGCTGCTGCCCACGGGATGTGCTGTCACCCACGGTGCTTTATTTGAcctctcgcgcccccccccccttgccgtcGACACAACCAAGTGGATCTTTTAgaggggcagttgagagtcaaccacgttggctgtggttctggagtcacatgtggggcaGGCTGGGTAAAGAAGGCAGATTtcctcttccctaaaggacattagtggaccagatgggttgTTAATGTCAATTATGGCCAATAACCCTTcaacttaaaccccccccccacccagctgctGTGATGAGTTTTGAACCCATATTTCTGAGGTGTTGGTCagatggaaggggtggggggggggtctctagaTTGCCAGTAATATTACCAttaagctacccccccccccctctcatggtGCGTCGAGATGGGCCCAGCTCACTGCCTGAGGTTAGCactgacccaccccccccctccctaaagCTCCCCAAATCCTACCTCCTCCCCGAAGACCCTCCTTAAAATCGACCTCTTTGACCGAGCTTCAGGTCGCCTGTCCGCCAGCGTCTCCTGACGTGGCCCAGGGGCAGTTCCCCTACCACAACCGTTTGTGTTGGCCCGCTTTGGGACGTGTAGCTACGCTCCatacagcagggtagcacagtggttagcgcaattgcatcacagctcctgggtcccaggttcgattccccggcttgggtcactgtctgtgcggagtctgcacgccctccccgtgtctgcgtgggtttcctccgggtgctccggtttcctcccacagtccaaagatgtgcaggttagggtggattggccgtgataaattgcccttagtgtccaaaattgcccttagtgttgggtgggggttactgggttatggggatagggtggaggtgttgaccttgggtagggtgctctttccaagagccggtgcagactcgatgggccgaatggcctccttctgcactgtaaattctatgatcaaatcCACGTCAAATCCTCAAGATGGTGGGATGAGATTGCTGAGCATACCTTAACAAAGTCGAGGCGTAGCTTCGGTTGACTGGTCGGAGTCACATTTCCGGGAGAGCTATTATGGGATGCATCATTTAATTTCATGTCCCCCACGTGTATGCAAAAGAAAGtggaaatatattttaataagTCCCACGTCGGTGAGCTTAAGTGACCTTTTCCTCAGGAAAAGGATTCTACCGGCAGTAAGATACGTTTcgatgcagaagcaggccattcagcccatcttctcCGTGCTGCTGTTTCTGCTCCACGTgaacctccctccaccctccttcatctcagcctCTCCCTCGGgcgtttatccagcttccccctcCACGGCACCCTTACCATCCGCCGCAGCCCGCGGTGACGAGCTTCACCTTCTCGCTTGCACGCCCGTCCATTTTGTTTTAATTCTTTCGTGGGGGTGCGGGCGTCGTGGGGGCGAGGCCCAGCCTTTgttggcccatccctaattgcccctgaactgagctcggccatttcagaggggggggggaggggagggggggggggagcagagacaAACCGCTTTGCCGAggggtctggagacacatgtaggccggaccgtGGTAAGGacggcagctttccttccctgaaaggcaTTAGTGAGTCAGGTGGGTTTTGACAATAGTCGATGGTCGTTTTACGGACGTCACTAATTCCCTATCGGATTTATTAGTGATTATCCCAtattgaagaccccccccccccccccctcagtggaaACACCTTCTTTACATCTGCTCCGTCCTTGCACAATGTTAACTCCCTCTATCAGGTCAACAGCCAGCTGGTACTATCGAGGAGGGTAAATTGATAGCCGATAATAACTGACTAATTCGACTGAGAGTAAATGTTCCTCGTTCATTTGATCAACTGGCTGGGTCCCTGATTAGATTTTCCCAAGTCTTTAGCTTGTCACTCAATTGACGGATGCTTCAAATGGGCCACACATGCTCAtgtacacaggcacacacacacacacgcacacacacacacacagacaaaaacacgctcacagacagacacacacacacacacacacacacagacaaaaacacgctcacagacagacacacgcactcacacacacacggacaaaaGCACactcacagagagacacacatactcacagacacacacagacgcatAGGCACAGCCAAACacgcacgcacagacacacacacacactcacaggcagacacacacacacagacacacacacacagacatacacactcacaaacagacacatatactcacagacacacacacactcacagacacacacacacacaaacagacacgcatactcacagacacacccagagaCAGTTACACACACAGAccgatgcacacacacagacaaacacactcacagacagacacacatattcacagacacacacacacacacacacacacacacacaaacagacacgcatactcacagacacacacacaaacagacacacatattcacagacacacacacacacacagacactcacagacacacacacaccgatgcatacacacagacaaacacactcacagacacggacagtcacacaaacatgcacacacacagacagagacacgcatgcacacacacacatagacgcatgcacacatacatgcacacacatatacatatatgcacaggcacacattcacacacacacacgtacacacacatacaaatacatgAGCTTGCACATGCATATACATACACATGCATGCACAAATACACAGATGCACATGCAACGGTTTACGGTCTGAAATTGCTCAGAGATAGACAATGTGAAACTTTCAAAACTGTCTGACGTTATGGTATGACAAGATATGGCAGCATCTGCAACATTCACTTTAGCGTCTAGTTACGCTGCTTTCAACAATCATTGGAGCAGCCAGGTtgttgttgagggagtgctgcactatcagaggggctgtctttcaggtcagtcacaaactccacagtcacccgcggtcggaatcgaacccggctccctggcactgtgaggcagcagtgctaaccactgcgccaccgtgccccgCCCCTTCAGACGcactctccgccattcaatgagattgcgaCTGCTCTGACGTGACAatccccaactccactttcccgcctttatCCCCGTGACCCTCGATTCCCTTTCCCGATTAAAAAAAAATCGGTCTATTTCAGAACTTGGCTGAGCGGGTGATTCTGCTGGTGGGGGCAATCTTGAACTTGGGGGCACAGTTGCGAAGTGAGGGGTCAAACTTTAACCAGCGTTGACAATCGTTGAGCATTATGCACGGACGTGAGAGATGATCGTTTGCGAAACGCGCTGCTGAAATGGGGCAGAGAGGGGCAAACTGTTTTTACAGTCACTTTAGGCATATTGTTGGGAAAGGGGTGATGCGTCACTGAGGGCTTTCTATGGTCTTGATCTCCTCAgggcaaacacaagaatgccaaatttcataaCGATCGCGACAGCTGAAACGTTTCCTTCTGCAGAACGTAccgttgtgattgtttgaaatttggtactcTTGCATTTGTCGTGATGAATGCGAGACGGGAAGCTCTGACATCACAACTTTGCCATTTCAGCAACCAACGGTTCTTATTGACTCCGAGGGTTCAAACCCAACGGGAAATGCGAGAGGATTTTAGCGAGAGGATATGTGGCCGCACAAGCCACAAATCCAGGAGCCAGAAAAGATTCCTGAgggggaaaaatatttttttctttcagtttgaacGTCGGGCCCGATTTATTTTTGTAGGTTGATGCTCCTGTGAAGCCATTTGGGATGTTTTAGTGAGGCAACATAAATGCAAATCCTCCCATTTATTTCTGTGCAAAAACTTCTGAATTATTTGGGGTTTGGTTCTGGATTGTGGTGGATCTAAATCCTGGAGCTATGGTGGaacagctgcctcacgacgccagggaccagggttcgattcccggcctcgggtgactgtttgtgtggagtttgcacgttctccccgtgtctgcctgggtttcctccgggtgctccggtttcctcccacaaagatgtacgggttgggcggtatggtagcacagtggttagcactgacctctgacctctgaaagagcactctacctgggcctgctcccccgccctttccccataaccccacctaacctgtacatctttggacactaagggcaatagcacacagtggttagcactggtgcttcacagcagcagggtcccgggttcgattcccggcttgggtcactgtctgtgcggaatctgcacgttctccccgtgtgtgcgtgggtttcctccgggtgctccggtttcctcccacaagtcccgaaagacgtgcttgttgggtgaattggacattctgaattctccctcagtgacccgaacaggcgccggaatgtggcgacgaggggattttcacagtaacttcattgcagtgttaatgtaagcctacttgtgacaacaataaagattattattatgattatggaTACTCCGGTCccccagtcgcgtgtttctcggcgggagggggggtgggggggggggggtgttgtcgtTCACTggggccaccccacgctgctgggagaCTTGCGAGCGGGGCTGCGCTGTCAGGATCGATGAGTCCCATCGATCTGGGAATTCAGATCAGAAGACCCTGAGGGGGTGTTGACAGAgtgggatgtggagaggatgtttcctcttgtgggcgaaTCTAGAATGGCGGgggttaatgtttttttaaaaagggggtcgcccctttaagacggagatgaggagaaatgctgggcgggattctcccctacacggccgggggggggagaatcccgccagctgtCCTTCAAATGGTCGAACGTCTTCACAAAGAAATCTAGTCAGCTCCATGCAAGTAGgatcgccctttcggataaagcaACAGCGCATCTTTGGCTTGAGGATCAACTATGAATATTGTTAATGCAtgcctctgtctgtacattgacAAGTTAAATTGGGTGTACCTATTCCTCATTAGTTACTGACTTGTAAGCACTGTACAGGAAATAACCCTTTCGAGAAACAGAAACAATGCAGGGATCCTATTAACACTCATTGTATAAAGATTAAATTATGTCCATACCGTTTGGATAATCGTGGCGGAAATATTTTTGTAATTTGAAGTCTAATACGCTTATGCAAATGCGAATTCCATTTAACAATTGTTTTTAATCCAGATATTTAAATGGTCGTGGCATGTCTTCACTCACCGTGTGGAAAACTGTAATGAAGAAACATTTTCAAATgttaatttattaaaataatatCAATCATAATCCGAAAGAATAGGCTCTTTGGTGCGCTGTGGAGATCTTTATTTTCTTTCGCAAAGTGTTTTGAGTCGGATTTTTAACGTTTACAACACATGACGTGTGGCCCACACAACACTCCAAAgccgaccccccctcccacacacacacacaccaaccaacAGCCCCACtcactacctccccccccccccccgaccccccccccccccccccccctccacccccaagcaGTTGACGCCAACCAGCTCCATGAACTGTGGTATCAATGAACCCCACCTCTTGTGGAATTATAGCACCGCAGAatgtaccgtgcagaaggaggccattcggcccatcgactctgcaccggcccttggaaagagcaccctacttaagtccaccctatcccagtaacccccacctgacctttttaggcacgaaggggcagtttagcacggccaatccgcctactctgcacatctttggactgtgggaggaaaccggagcacccggagggaaacccgcgcacgcacggggaggacgtgctgactccgcacagacagtgacccgagcggggaatcgaacccgggaccttggaagcaacagtgctcaccgctgtgctaccttgccgcccagagcaaacttcaccttttccaaATACAAGAACCCGCATCAGTTGCCCCAGCCAAATTAGCCCCCAGCGGACTTGGCTCTACATTCACGGGCAAGATCGCCGACGTGCAGAAGATCGACTTCTAAAagttctccaacttcgggcaggaccagacatGCGTcagtggttggctgggcccctcccacaccgctcacaaatatcctccaccccccctcaaacagccggcacATCCTCGCCTTGGTCAGGTGTGCTGGGTGTTGTAtctttagctgtatcagccccagcctggcacacgaggttgaggcatttgcCCTCCACAGTACTTCACaacacagctcctcctccagcaccgatcccagctcctcctcccacttggccttaaacccctcctcctccaaaatcctcctatAGATCGCCGagatgacccccaccccccccccccccaaaacccgatCACCAACAACACCCCTTCCAGCAACAAGGAGGGGCAGTGCCAAGTCGGCAAAATCTTTCTCACGGAAATCCTGCATAAATCTGAGATTCTCCCCAGGTGGGATCTCAAACttttccccccagctcctccaaacttataaaaacaaatccttcatttccatccccctcccctgctcctctCAGCCCCGAAACCTCTCATCCATCCtcgctggctcaaacccatgcttCGCTCGTATCGGCATCAACCTCGACCCGACCCCCAACCTAAAGTCATCTCATTTAAGGCCTAGGTGGACAGGACCTTGCCTTTCAGCCTGGCCAGCACCTCCGGACTCCCCGAGATCTTCCCTGGGGAAAACGGGAGCGGTGCATGTTGGCAGCG comes from Scyliorhinus canicula chromosome 29, sScyCan1.1, whole genome shotgun sequence and encodes:
- the LOC119958407 gene encoding galactose-3-O-sulfotransferase 2-like isoform X1 codes for the protein MFRRRRRKKPRLLQWCTLSVLWMTVVILMAIGLAIQTLGITDKKRVMSSQLDQSRVLSLTPRDEGVPRKPCQPKTHVMFLKTHKTASSTILNILYRFGEARNLTFALPNSYQFGYPLLFSTRKIKYYSPMKTQEYHIICNHMRFFRPQVEKVMARGTFYFSILRNPVTLAESSFSYYKGSSVAFKRVESLEQFLSEPWKYYSARDRGNQYARNLMWFDFGFDHNANDTRDYLDLVLKEIGNTFHLILLSEYFDESMVLLKEALCWELDDVVSFKLNFRSNVTVRKLSAETVGRAKAWNALDWELYLHFNRTFWQKVEEYGRLRMRNDVLALQQKRQRLVDLCLQGSRPVEASQIQDKNIKPFQYGRAQIMGYNLNPNLDNSSRAKCLRMIMPELQYKDLLDAKLFPLTSMGKGLQTS
- the LOC119958407 gene encoding galactose-3-O-sulfotransferase 2-like isoform X2, translating into MKPRLLQWCTLSVLWMTVVILMAIGLAIQTLGITDKKRVMSSQLDQSRVLSLTPRDEGVPRKPCQPKTHVMFLKTHKTASSTILNILYRFGEARNLTFALPNSYQFGYPLLFSTRKIKYYSPMKTQEYHIICNHMRFFRPQVEKVMARGTFYFSILRNPVTLAESSFSYYKGSSVAFKRVESLEQFLSEPWKYYSARDRGNQYARNLMWFDFGFDHNANDTRDYLDLVLKEIGNTFHLILLSEYFDESMVLLKEALCWELDDVVSFKLNFRSNVTVRKLSAETVGRAKAWNALDWELYLHFNRTFWQKVEEYGRLRMRNDVLALQQKRQRLVDLCLQGSRPVEASQIQDKNIKPFQYGRAQIMGYNLNPNLDNSSRAKCLRMIMPELQYKDLLDAKLFPLTSMGKGLQTS
- the LOC119958407 gene encoding galactose-3-O-sulfotransferase 2-like isoform X3, with translation MSSQLDQSRVLSLTPRDEGVPRKPCQPKTHVMFLKTHKTASSTILNILYRFGEARNLTFALPNSYQFGYPLLFSTRKIKYYSPMKTQEYHIICNHMRFFRPQVEKVMARGTFYFSILRNPVTLAESSFSYYKGSSVAFKRVESLEQFLSEPWKYYSARDRGNQYARNLMWFDFGFDHNANDTRDYLDLVLKEIGNTFHLILLSEYFDESMVLLKEALCWELDDVVSFKLNFRSNVTVRKLSAETVGRAKAWNALDWELYLHFNRTFWQKVEEYGRLRMRNDVLALQQKRQRLVDLCLQGSRPVEASQIQDKNIKPFQYGRAQIMGYNLNPNLDNSSRAKCLRMIMPELQYKDLLDAKLFPLTSMGKGLQTS